In Citrus sinensis cultivar Valencia sweet orange chromosome 4, DVS_A1.0, whole genome shotgun sequence, one DNA window encodes the following:
- the LOC102622173 gene encoding serine/threonine-protein kinase AFC1-like isoform X3, with translation MCLSCSKDMTEVAVIMHDLRLIHTDLKPENILFVSPEYLKIPDYKVTARSPTDVNYYKRLPKSSAIKVIDFGSTAYEHQEHNYIVSTRHYRAPEVILGLGWSYPCDMWSVGCILIELCSGEALFQTHENLEHLAMMERVLGPIPQHMLKRVDKPAEKFVRRGRLDWPEGATSRESIKAVLKLPRLQNLVMQHVDHSAGYLIDLLQGLLRYDPSSRLTAHDALKHPFFTRDYYRRF, from the exons ATGTGCTTGAGTTGCTCAAAAGATATGACAGAAGTGGCAGTCA TCATGCATGATTTGCGCCTCATCCATACCGACTTGAAGCCTGAGAATATACTTTTTGTTTCTCCGGAATACTTGAAAATACCTGACTACAAG gttACGGCCCGATCACCAACTGATGTGAACTATTACAAGAGGTTGCCAAAGTCAAGTGCTATTAAGGTTATTGATTTTGGAAGCACAGCATATGAGCATCAAGAACACAACTATATTGTCTCCACCAGGCACTACCGTGCTCCTGAGGTTATTCTTG GACTTGGATGGAGTTATCCATGTGACATGTGGAGTGTTGGATGTATTTTGATTGAGCTGTGCTCG GGAGAAGCTTTGTTTCAGACACATGAAAACTTGGAGCACTTGGCTATGATGGAAAGGGTTCTTGGCCCGATACCTCAACACATGTTAAAAAGAGTCGA CAAACCTGCTGAGAAGTTTGTTAGAAGAGGTAGATTGGACTGGCCAGAGGGTGCAACATCACGGGAAAGCATTAAAGCTGTTCTAAAGCTACCTCGTCTCCAG AACCTAGTAATGCAGCATGTAGATCACTCAGCTGGATACCTCATAGATCTCTTGCAAGGGCTTCTCAGGTATGACCCCTCCAGCAGACTAACCGCCCACGATGCCCTCAAGCATCCTTTCTTTACCAGAGATTATTACAGAAGATTTTag
- the LOC102621884 gene encoding uncharacterized protein LOC102621884 produces MSWRGEIETNPHFRPPPNQLERQHSPLPILGAATTTPWYQDHQDQYTQPPRSPVPRAKKQKQRQDRRYWPLGAWSMTPMDQEVRPQPPGGQQQPHGPDQATEPQWKPQPQWSQATQPKHHGQPHGPEAAIPPLHQDQYHQRNSQGLRAPSPRRTKLYQWFFAGFCAIFWIVIILGGIVVLIVYLLFRPHNPRFDVSSVSLNAAYLDVGVLLNADLNVLANFTNPNKKVKVDFSYVVLDLYYGKTLIASQYVEPFSAARRTSWLTNVHLVTSQVRLPFAATEQLKKEIDSNAVMFQVKGVFRARSDLGTFLRYSYWLYSHCTIVLSGPPSGVLRASKCRTKR; encoded by the coding sequence ATGTCTTGGCGCGGTGAAATTGAAACCAATCCTCATTTTCGCCCACCACCAAATCAACTTGAACGCCAACATTCTCCGTTACCTATTCTGGGGGCGGCAACGACAACACCATGGTACCAAGATCACCAAGACCAATATACCCAGCCACCGCGTTCACCAGTGCCACGagcaaagaaacaaaagcagCGCCAGGATCGGCGTTACTGGCCACTAGGTGCATGGTCAATGACACCAATGGATCAGGAAGTCCGGCCACAACCTCCGGGTGGGCAGCAGCAACCGCATGGTCCTGATCAGGCGACGGAACCTCAATGGAAACCGCAGCCTCAATGGTCACAAGCGACACAACCAAAGCATCATGGCCAGCCGCACGGTCCAGAGGCAGCAATACCACCACTGCATCAAGATCAGTACCACCAACGTAATTCACAAGGTTTGCGGGCGCCATCTCCTCGTCGAACCAAGCTCTACCAATGGTTTTTTGCAGGCTTTTGTGCAATCTTTTGGATTGTCATAATTCTAGGAGGCATAGTCGTCCTCATAGTTTATCTTCTCTTTCGCCCACATAACCCACGGTTTGATGTGTCTAGTGTCAGCTTAAACGCAGCCTATCTAGACGTGGGAGTTTTGCTAAACGCCGATCTCAATGTGCTTGCTAACTTCACAAATCCTAACAAGAAAGTCAAAGTAGACTTCAGTTACGTAGTCCTTGATCTTTACTACGGAAAGACCCTCATTGCTTCTCAATATGTCGAACCTTTCTCGGCAGCAAGGCGCACGTCTTGGCTTACAAATGTTCATCTGGTGACAAGCCAAGTTCGGCTTCCTTTCGCGGCAACTGAACAGCTTAAGAAGGAAATAGACAGCAACGCAGTTATGTTTCAAGTCAAGGGAGTGTTCCGGGCACGATCCGATTTGGGAACTTTCTTACGGTACTCTTATTGGCTCTACAGTCATTGCACTATTGTGCTCTCTGGTCCTCCCAGTGGAGTCTTAAGAGCTAGCAAATGCAGGACAAAACGCTGA
- the LOC112498800 gene encoding LOW QUALITY PROTEIN: ATP synthase subunit alpha, chloroplastic (The sequence of the model RefSeq protein was modified relative to this genomic sequence to represent the inferred CDS: deleted 2 bases in 2 codons), which translates to MIKADEIGNIIYELEQYNREVKIVNIGTVLQVGDGIARIYGLDEVMAGELVEFEEGTIGIALNLESTNVGVVLMGDGLMIQEESFVKATKKKKTFAQILVRKAYLGCVVNALPKPINGQEAKTPYRTRSVRINCWDRQTSRMAGVTDTIINQHGRNVTCIYVAIGQRTSFAAQVVVTLQEMRVMGYTIMAFKMVDSSVMLQYLATYTSVALIEYFMNLNVHTLIIYDDLSKQAHAYCYRDLSVVKPI; encoded by the exons ATGATTAAAGCCGATGAAATTggtaatattatttatgaacTTGAGCAATATAATAGAGAAGTAAAGATTGTAAATATTGGGACCGTACTTCAAGTAGGCGACGGCATCGCCCGTATTTATGGTCTTGATGAAGTAATGGCAGGTGAATTAGTAGAATTTGAAGAGGGTACAATAGGCATTGCTCTGAATTTGGAATCAACTAATGTTGGTGTTGTTTTAATGGGTGACGGTTTAATGATACAAGAGGAAAGTTTTGtaaaagcaaca aaaaaaaaaaaaacatttgcTCAGATATTAGTAAGGAAGGCTTATTTAGGTTGTGTTGTAAATGCTCTGCCTAAACCTATCAATGGTCAAGAAGcgaaa ACCCCTTATAGGACACGGTCAGTGAGAATTAATTGTTGGGATAGACAAACAAGTAGAATGGCAGGAGTTACAGATACAATTATTAACCAACATGGGCGAAATGTAACATGCATTTATGTAGCTATTGGTCAAAGAACATCTTTTGCGGCTCAGGTAGTGGTTACTCTCCAGGAGATGAGGGTAATGGGATACACTATTATGGCATTCAAAATGGTAGATTCCTCGGTTATGTTACAATATCTCGCTACTTATACGAGCGTAGCtctaattgaatattttatgaat ttgaatgTACACACTTTAATCATTTATGATGATCTCTCCAAACAAGCACATGCTTATTGTTACAGAGACCTCTCAGTTGTGAAGCCTATatag
- the LOC102622173 gene encoding serine/threonine-protein kinase AFC1-like isoform X2, translating into MTEIDVLELLKRYDRSGSHCVQIRNWFDYRNHICIVFEMLGPSLYDFLRKNNYRPFPVDLVREIGRQLLECVAFMHDLRLIHTDLKPENILFVSPEYLKIPDYKVTARSPTDVNYYKRLPKSSAIKVIDFGSTAYEHQEHNYIVSTRHYRAPEVILGLGWSYPCDMWSVGCILIELCSGEALFQTHENLEHLAMMERVLGPIPQHMLKRVDKPAEKFVRRGRLDWPEGATSRESIKAVLKLPRLQNLVMQHVDHSAGYLIDLLQGLLRYDPSSRLTAHDALKHPFFTRDYYRRF; encoded by the exons ATGACAGAAATTGATGTGCTTGAGTTGCTCAAAAGATATGACAGAAGTGGCAGTCA TTGTGTTCAAATAAGGAACTGGTTTGACTATCGTAACCATATCTGTATC GTGTTTGAGATGCTTGGACCTAGCCTATACGATTTTCTtcggaaaaataattatcgcCCATTTCCGGTTGATCTTGTCCGTGAGATTGGCAGACAACTGTTGGAATGTGTAGCAT TCATGCATGATTTGCGCCTCATCCATACCGACTTGAAGCCTGAGAATATACTTTTTGTTTCTCCGGAATACTTGAAAATACCTGACTACAAG gttACGGCCCGATCACCAACTGATGTGAACTATTACAAGAGGTTGCCAAAGTCAAGTGCTATTAAGGTTATTGATTTTGGAAGCACAGCATATGAGCATCAAGAACACAACTATATTGTCTCCACCAGGCACTACCGTGCTCCTGAGGTTATTCTTG GACTTGGATGGAGTTATCCATGTGACATGTGGAGTGTTGGATGTATTTTGATTGAGCTGTGCTCG GGAGAAGCTTTGTTTCAGACACATGAAAACTTGGAGCACTTGGCTATGATGGAAAGGGTTCTTGGCCCGATACCTCAACACATGTTAAAAAGAGTCGA CAAACCTGCTGAGAAGTTTGTTAGAAGAGGTAGATTGGACTGGCCAGAGGGTGCAACATCACGGGAAAGCATTAAAGCTGTTCTAAAGCTACCTCGTCTCCAG AACCTAGTAATGCAGCATGTAGATCACTCAGCTGGATACCTCATAGATCTCTTGCAAGGGCTTCTCAGGTATGACCCCTCCAGCAGACTAACCGCCCACGATGCCCTCAAGCATCCTTTCTTTACCAGAGATTATTACAGAAGATTTTag
- the LOC102622173 gene encoding serine/threonine-protein kinase AFC2-like isoform X1, translating into MEMDYVTGFAHSHMDRRPTKRPRLAWENPQAHSKAQSGMYCGQELGNLTSFGPSRVHADHASMFVKGLAQNGTPQWRNDDKDGHYLFALGENLTSRYKILRKIGEGTFGQVLDCLDRETGETVAIKVVRSIKKYREAAMTEIDVLELLKRYDRSGSHCVQIRNWFDYRNHICIVFEMLGPSLYDFLRKNNYRPFPVDLVREIGRQLLECVAFMHDLRLIHTDLKPENILFVSPEYLKIPDYKVTARSPTDVNYYKRLPKSSAIKVIDFGSTAYEHQEHNYIVSTRHYRAPEVILGLGWSYPCDMWSVGCILIELCSGEALFQTHENLEHLAMMERVLGPIPQHMLKRVDKPAEKFVRRGRLDWPEGATSRESIKAVLKLPRLQNLVMQHVDHSAGYLIDLLQGLLRYDPSSRLTAHDALKHPFFTRDYYRRF; encoded by the exons ATGGAAATGGACTACGTTACAGGGTTTGCTCACAGTCACATGGATCGTCGTCCCACGAAGAGACCTCGATTAGCTTGGGAAAACCCTCAAGCTCACTCTAAG GCTCAGTCAGGAATGTATTGTGGACAAGAGTTGGGGAATCTGACAAGCTTTGGGCCATCAAGGGTACATGCAGACCATGCTAGTATGTTTGTAAAGGGATTGGCTCAAAATGGCACTCCCCAATGGCGAAATGATGACAAAGATGGACATTACCTGTTTGCGCTTGGAGAGAATTTAACTTCTCGCT ATAAAATCCTCAGAAAAATTGGTGAAG GAACTTTTGGTCAGGTTTTGGATTGTTTAGATAGGGAAACAGGAGAGACGGTTGCCATAAAAGTTGTGCGAAGTATTAAGAAATACCGTGAAGCAGCAATGACAGAAATTGATGTGCTTGAGTTGCTCAAAAGATATGACAGAAGTGGCAGTCA TTGTGTTCAAATAAGGAACTGGTTTGACTATCGTAACCATATCTGTATC GTGTTTGAGATGCTTGGACCTAGCCTATACGATTTTCTtcggaaaaataattatcgcCCATTTCCGGTTGATCTTGTCCGTGAGATTGGCAGACAACTGTTGGAATGTGTAGCAT TCATGCATGATTTGCGCCTCATCCATACCGACTTGAAGCCTGAGAATATACTTTTTGTTTCTCCGGAATACTTGAAAATACCTGACTACAAG gttACGGCCCGATCACCAACTGATGTGAACTATTACAAGAGGTTGCCAAAGTCAAGTGCTATTAAGGTTATTGATTTTGGAAGCACAGCATATGAGCATCAAGAACACAACTATATTGTCTCCACCAGGCACTACCGTGCTCCTGAGGTTATTCTTG GACTTGGATGGAGTTATCCATGTGACATGTGGAGTGTTGGATGTATTTTGATTGAGCTGTGCTCG GGAGAAGCTTTGTTTCAGACACATGAAAACTTGGAGCACTTGGCTATGATGGAAAGGGTTCTTGGCCCGATACCTCAACACATGTTAAAAAGAGTCGA CAAACCTGCTGAGAAGTTTGTTAGAAGAGGTAGATTGGACTGGCCAGAGGGTGCAACATCACGGGAAAGCATTAAAGCTGTTCTAAAGCTACCTCGTCTCCAG AACCTAGTAATGCAGCATGTAGATCACTCAGCTGGATACCTCATAGATCTCTTGCAAGGGCTTCTCAGGTATGACCCCTCCAGCAGACTAACCGCCCACGATGCCCTCAAGCATCCTTTCTTTACCAGAGATTATTACAGAAGATTTTag
- the LOC102621409 gene encoding pentatricopeptide repeat-containing protein At1g13040, mitochondrial, with protein MIQKLGAQRLIYRAQISNLVKAGLIDQAVHVFDEMTQSNCRVFSIDYNRFIGVLIRHSRFDLVQFYYQQMHPLGFSLTPFTYSRFISGLCEVKNFTLINILLDNMDKLGYLPDIWAFNIYLNLLFHENRIDLALEVFHKMVSKGREPDFVTYTIVIDGLCKAKKFDKAVQAWEHMIENGIKPDNKACAALVVGLCGDGKVDLAYELTVGAMKGKVEFGVLIYNALISGFCRTGRICRAMAIKSFMKRNGCEPDLVTYNAILNYYCDEVMLDEAEKLVMEMESCGIEPDVYSYNQLLKGLCNSNQLDKAYMFMVKKMEAKGLRDKVSYNTVIEAFCKGGQTRRAYKLFEEMRRRGIELDVVTFTILIKAFLREGSSAMAEKLLNQMRGMNLSPDRILYTTIIDCLCKSREIGTAYGVFLDMVEQGITPDVISYNALINGLCKSSRVSEAMHLYEEMQIRGAHPDEVTFKLLIGGLVQEKKLELACRLWDQMMEKGFTLDKTVSAALIEAIHLQDAANK; from the coding sequence ATGATTCAGAAACTGGGCGCCCAACGCCTGATATACCGCGCCCAGATCTCTAACTTGGTGAAAGCCGGCCTCATCGACCAAGCCGTCCACGTGTTCGACGAAATGACTCAATCAAACTGCCGCGTTTTCAGCATTGACTACAATCGTTTCATCGGCGTTCTAATTCGCCACTCTCGTTTTGACCTTGTCCAATTCTATTACCAACAAATGCACCCTCTTGGTTTCTCTTTAACACCCTTCACTTATTCGAGGTTTATCTCAGGTTTATGTGAGGTCAagaattttactttaattaacaTACTTTTAGATAACATGGATAAGCTAGGTTATTTGCCTGATATTTGggcttttaatatttatttgaatcttTTGTTTCACGAAAATCGGATTGACTTAGCTCTGGAAGTGTTTCATAAAATGGTTAGTAAAGGAAGAGAGCCTGATTTTGTTACTTATACTATTGTTATCGATGGGTTGTGCAAAGCTAAAAAGTTTGATAAAGCAGTACAAGCTTGGGAACATATGATTGAAAATGGGATTAAACCTGATAATAAAGCATGTGCAGCACTTGTTGTTGGGCTGTGTGGGGATGGGAAAGTTGATTTAGCATATGAACTAACAGTTGGTGCAATGAAAGGAAAGGTTGAGTTTGGTGTATTGATTTATAATGCATTGATTAGTGGGTTTTGTAGAACTGGTAGGATTTGTAGGGCTATGGCAATAAAGAGTTTTATGAAGCGGAATGGCTGTGAGCCAGATTTGGTCACTTATAatgcaattttaaattattattgtgatGAGGTCATGTTGGATGAGGCTGAGAAGCTGGTGATGGAAATGGAGAGTTGTGGGATAGAACCTGATGTATATAGTTATAATCAACTTCTTAAGGGTCTTTGTAATTCTAACCAGCTGGATAAAGCTTATATGTTCATGGTGAAAAAGATGGAAGCAAAAGGGCTCCGTGATAAAGTATCATATAATACTGTTATCGAAGCATTTTGCAAGGGAGGTCAAACTAGAAGGGCTTATAAACTGTTTGAAGAAATGAGACGAAGGGGGATTGAACTGGATGTTGTGACATTTACTATTCTTATAAAAGCTTTTCTTAGAGAAGGAAGTTCTGCTATGGCAGAGAAGCTTCTTAATCAGATGAGAGGGATGAATCTGTCACCTGATCGTATACTTTATACTACCATTATTGATTGTCTATGCAAGAGCAGAGAAATTGGGACGGCTTACGGTGTTTTTCTTGACATGGTAGAGCAAGGCATCACCCCAGATGTGATTTCATACAATGCCCTCATAAATGGGCTGTGTAAGTCTTCTAGAGTAAGTGAAGCAATGCATCTCTATGAAGAAATGCAGATTAGAGGAGCACATCCTGATGAAGTAACTTTCAAATTGTTAATTGGTGGGCTTgtacaagaaaagaaacttgaaTTAGCTTGTAGGTTGTGGGATCAGATGATGGAGAAGGGTTTTACTCTTGATAAGACAGTTTCAGCGGCACTAATAGAAGCTATCCACTTACAAGATGCTGCAAATAAATGA
- the LOC102622477 gene encoding cytochrome P450 71B34, translated as MDLTFSPQTVLPMWMWLPLLLIPLLLILKKLKAQNKQQLPPSPPKLPVIGNFHQLGELPHQSLWQLSKKYGPVMLLKLGRVPLVVISSAEAARDVLKVHDLDCCSRPPLIGSGKFTYNYSDIAFSPYSDYWRELRKISVLEVFSLRRVQSFGFIREEEVALLMNSISESSSSASPVDLSEKMFALTGSIVFRMAFGRRFRGSNFDNHSFQELVHAVESLLGGFAAAECFPYVGWIIDRLNGYHAKLERVFQELDTLFQQIIDDHLKPAETTKQEHVQQDIIDVMLKIERDQAESHESEAWLTKNHIKAVLLNIFLGGVDTSAITVIWAMAELCKNPRLMKKAQAEIRNHIGNKGRVTEADIDQLQYLKMVIKETLRLHPPAPLLIARDTLYRFKVNGYDIYPKTLIQVNAWAIGRDSKYWESPEEFIPERFIDKPVDVKGQDFEYLPFGSGRRICPGINLGLIMSELALANLLYCFDWKLPNGREEDCVNMNMEEATGVSLTLSKKTPLILVPVNYLQ; from the exons ATGGATCTCACGTTTTCTCCCCAAACAGTATTACCCATGTGGATGTGGCTCCCTCTTCTCCTCATCCCGCTGCTGCTCATCTTGAAAAAGCTGAAAGCACAAAACAAGCAGCAGCTTCCACCAAGCCCACCTAAGCTTCCAGTAATAGGCAATTTTCACCAACTTGGAGAGTTGCCTCACCAATCTTTGTGGCAACTCTCTAAAAAATACGGCCCCGTTATGCTCCTCAAACTTGGTCGTGTGCCTCTTGTCGTAATCTCCTCGGCTGAGGCAGCAAGGGATGTATTAAAAGTTCATGATCTCGATTGTTGCAGCAGACCACCATTAATAGGCAGTGGGAAGTTTACGTACAACTATTCGGATATAGCTTTTTCACCATATAGCGATTACTGGAGGGAGTTGCGGAAAATAAGTGTCCTCGAGGTATTCAGCTTGAGAAGAGTGCAGTCATTTGGATTCATCAGGGAAGAGGAAGTTGCCCTGCTTATGAATTCAATCTCTGAATCATCATCCTCTGCCTCCCCTGTTGATCTTTCTGAGAAGATGTTTGCTCTCACTGGAAGTATAGTTTTCAGGATGGCTTTTGGGAGGAGATTTCGAGGGAGCAATTTCGATAATCATAGTTTTCAAGAATTGGTCCATGCCGTTGAATCTCTGTTGGGGGGATTCGCAGCAGCTGAATGCTTCCCATATGTGGGTTGGATCATTGATAGGCTCAATGGTTACCATGCAAAGCTCGAGAGAGTTTTCCAAGAATTAGATACTTTATTCCAACAAATAATCGACGATCATCTCAAACCTGCTGAGACAACAAAACAAGAACATGTACAACAAGACATCATCGATGTGATGCTCAAAATTGAGAGAGATCAAGCTGAATCCCATGAAAGTGAAGCTTGGCtcacaaaaaatcatattaaggCAGTACTTCTG AATATATTTCTGGGAGGAGTAGACACCAGCGCAATTACGGTGATTTGGGCAATGGCAGAGCTCTGTAAGAATCCAAGATTGATGAAAAAAGCACAAGCTGAAATCAGAAATCATATCGGAAACAAAGGAAGAGTTACCGAAGCCGATATTGATCAACTTCAGTACCTGAAGATGGTGATCAAGGAAACTCTGAGACTGCACCCTCCTGCCCCACTATTAATTGCGAGAGATACCCTGTATCGTTTCAAAGTTAATGGTTATGACATTTATCCCAAAACGTTGATCCAAGTGAATGCCTGGGCAATTGGAAGAGATTCAAAGTACTGGGAGAGTCCTGAAGAATTCATCCCAGAAAGGTTTATTGATAAGCCGGTTGATGTTAAAGGACAAGATTTCGAATATTTACCATTTGGATCCGGCCGAAGAATTTGTCCTGGGATTAATTTGGGATTAATAATGTCGGAGCTTGCGCTTGCAAATCTCTTGTATTGTTTTGATTGGAAATTGCCGAATGGAAGGGAGGAGGATTGTGTTAACATGAACATGGAGGAGGCAACTGGTGtgtctctcactctctctaaAAAGACGCCTCTTATCCTTGTGCCAGTCAATTACCTCCAGTAG